GCCCGTCGTGGCGTCGTAGCCGAAGAGGTAGTCCACCGTGGCCGCGAGCTCGAAGGCGCCCTTGTAGCCGTGGCGGCGCATCGCCTCGATCCACTTCGGGTTCACGACGCGGGCGCGGAAGACCCGCGAGGTCTCCTCCACCAGGGTGCGCGTCTTGACCGTCTCCGGGCGGGTGGAGTCGCCGATGTACGCCTCCGGGGCCGTGCCCCGCAGCGCGCGTACGGTGGCCACCATGCCGCCGTGGTACTGGAAGTAGTCGTCCGAGTCCGCGATGTCGTGCTCGCGGGTGTCGGTGTTCTTCGCCGCGACCGTGATCCGCTTGTAGGCCGTCTCCATCTCGTCCCGCGCGGGCCGGCCTTCGAGGCCGCGGCCGTAGGCGTAACCGCCCCACACCGTGTACACCTCCGCCAGGTCGGCGTCCGTACGCCAGTCGCGGGAGTCGATCAGCTGCAGGATGCCCGCCCCGTACGTACCCGGGCGCGAGCCGAAGATACGGGTCGTCGCACGGCGCTCGTCACCGTGCAGGGCCAGATCCGCCTGCGCGTGCGCGCGTACGAAGTTGCCGGACTCCGGCTCCTCCAGCGAGGCCGCGAGCCGCACCGCGTCGTCCAGCAGGCCGATCACGTGCGGGAACGCGTCGCGGAAGAAGCCCGAGATGCGCAGCGTCACATCGATGCGCGGCCGGCCCAGCTCCGCGAGCGGGATGGGCTCCAGCCCGGTCACGCGCCGCGAGGCCTCGTCCCAGACCGGGCGGATGCCGAGCAGCGCCAGAGCCTCGGCGATGTCGTCGCCCGCCGTGCGCATCGCGCTCGTACCCCACAGGGACAGGCCGACCGAGGCCGGCCACTCGCCGTTGTCGGTGCGGTAGCGCGTGAGCAGGGAGTCGGCCAGGGCCTGGCCCGTCTCCCACGCGAGGCGGGACGGGACGGCCTTGGGGTCGACCGAGTAGAAGTTGCGGCCCGTCGGCAGGACGTTCACCAGACCGCGCAGCGGCGAACCGGAGGGGCCTGCCGGCACGAACCGGCCGTCGAGGGCCGCGACCACGTGGGCGATCTCGTCCGTGGTGCCCGCCAGGCGCGGCACGACCTCGTTCGCCGCGAAGGCCAGGACCGCCCCCACCTCCGGGGAGTGGTCCGCCGCGACCGCGGAGACCGCGGCGGGGTCCCAGCCCGCGTCCTCCATCGCCTGCACCAGGGCGCGGGCCGTCTCCTCGACGGCGTCGGCCGAGGTACGGGTGGCCGCGGACTCGTCCAGGCCCAGCGCCTCGCGCAGACCCGGAAGGGCGGCGGTGCCGCCCCAGATCTGCCGGGCGCGCAAAATCGCCAGGACCAGGTTGACCCGGGCCTCACCCGACGGCGCGCCGCCCAGGACGTGCAGGCCGTCGCGGATCTGGGCGTCCTTGACCTCGCACAGCCAGCCGTCGACGTGCAGCAGGAAGTCGTCGAAGCCGTCGTCGTCCGGACGCTCCTCCAGTCCCAGGTCGTGGTCGAGCTTCGCCGCCTGGATCAGCGTCCAGATCTGCGCGCGGATCGCCGGCAGCTTCGCCGGGTCCATCGCGGAGATCTGTGCGTACTCGTCCAGGTGCTGCTCCAGCCGTGCGATGTCGCCGTACGACTCCGCGCGCGCCATCGGCGGCACCAGGTGGTCGACCAGGGTGGCGTGCACGCGGCGCTTGGCCTGCGTGCCCTCGCCCGGGTCGTTGACCAGGAACGGGTAGACAAGGGGCAGGTCGCCGAGGGCGGCGTCCGGGGCGCAGGCCGCGGACAGGCCGGCGTTCTTGCCGGGCAGCCACTCCAGGTTGCCGTGCTTGCCCAGGTGGATCATGGCGTCGGCGCCGAAGCCGCCGTCCTCCGCGCGCGCCTGGATCCAGCGGTACGCGGCCAGGTAGTGGTGCGAGGGCGGCAGATCGGGGTCGTGATAGATCGCGATCGGGTTCTCGCCGAAGCCGCGCGGCGGCTGGATGAGGATCAGGAGGTTCCCGCGGCGCAGGGCGGCCAGGACGATGTCGCCCTCCGGGTTCGCGGAACGGTCCACGAACATGCTGCCCGGGGCCTCGCCCCAGTGCTCCTCGACGCTGTCGCGCAGCTCGGCCGGCAGCTCGGCGAACCAGCGCTTGTAGTCGGCGGCGGGGATGCGGACCGGGTTGCGGGCCAGCTGCTCCTCGGTGAGCCAGTCCTGGTCGTGGCCGCCGGCCTCGATCAGGGCGCGGATCAGCTCGTCGCCGTCGCCCGACACCAGGCCGGGGATCTCGGTGACCGGGCCGAAGTCGTAGCCCTCGGCGATCAGGGTGCGCAGCAGCTCCACCGCGCTGGCCGGGGTGTCCAGGCCGACGGCGTTGCCGATGCGGGAGTGCTTGGTCGGGTACGCCGAGAGGACGAGCGCGATCCTCTTGTCGCGGCGCTCGATGTGGCGCAGCCGGGCGTGGCGTACGGCGATGCCCGCGACCCGGGAGGCCCGCTCGTGGTCGGCGACGTAGGCGGGCAGGCCGTCCTCGTCGAACTCCTTGAAGGAGAACGGGACGGTGATCAGACGGCCGTCGAACTCCGGTACGGCGACCTGCGTCGCGGCGTCCAGCGGGGACAGCCCCTCGTCGTTGTCCTCCCAGGCGGAGCGGGAGCCGGTCAGGCACAGGGCCTGGAGGATCGGCACGCCGAGCGCGGCGAGCGCGCCCGCGTCCCAGGACTCGTCGTCCCCGCCCGCCGAGGCGGTGGCGGGCTTGGTGCCGCCGGCCGCGAGGACGGTGGTGACGACCGCGTCCGCGGACTTCAGGGCCTCGACGAGGGCCGGCTCGGGGCTGCGCAGGGAGGAGACGTACAGCGGGACCGGCCGGGCGCCGTGCGCCTCGATGGCCTCGCACAGGGCGTGCACGAAGCCGGTGTTGCCGCTCATCTGGTGGGCGCGGTAGTAGAGCACGGCGATCTCGGGGCCGTCCGTCCGCGGCGGCGTGGTGCGCTCCAGGGGTCCCCAGGTGGGTGCGGCGGCGGGCGGCTCGAAGCCGTGGCCGGTGAGCAGGACGGTGTCGGAGAGGAAGCGGGCCAGGTGTTCGAGGTTGGCCGGGCCGCCGTGCGCGAGGTAGGCGTGCGCCTCGGCCGCGATGCCGATCGGGACGGTGGAGGCCTCCATCAGCTGGGCGTCCGGGGCCTGTTCGCCCGTCAGGACCACGACCGGGCGGGTCTGGCCGGGGGCCAGCAGCAGGTCCAGGCCGTCCTGCCAGGCGCGCAGGCCGCCGAGGAGGCGTACGACGACCAGGTCGGCGCCGTCGAGGAGGCCGGGGAGGTCGTCGAGGGGAAGGCGGGAGGGGTTCGCGAACCGGTACGGGACGGGGGCGTCCGCCGTGTTCGCCGCGCGGGCGCTGAGCAGATCGGTGTCGGACGTCGACAGCAGCAGGATCATGCGGCGGCAGGCCTTCCTCGGGGTTTCCGCGCCCCGGGCAGTGAGGACAGCGGGAGTTCCTGACTCACCCGGCCGTCTGGCTCTGCCGGGTTCACAGTGGCGGGACCGCGCCGGAATCGCACCGGGCTTCCTCCCATGTCGCCGTCCTCGGCGACGGCGGACCGTATGGAACGCCGGTGGTCATCCTAGGTGGCGGTGGGCTCCGCCGGTTGGGCGGGTGGCTCCGCCGGTTGGGCGGGTGGGTTGGCGGGTGGCTCCGCCGGTTGGGGCGGGTGCGGTGCGCGGGTGCGGCGCCGTTGCGGGGGCTCTGCCCCCGGGCCCCCGCGCCTCAAACGCCGGCGGGGCTGGAATGTGGGGGCTCTGCCCCCGGGCCCCCGCGCCTCAAACGCCGGCGGGGCTGGAATGTGGGGGCTCTGCCCCCGGGCCCCCGCGCCTCAAACGCCGGCGGGGCTGGAATGTGGGGGCTCTGCCCCCGGGTCCCCGCGCCTCAAACGCCGGCGGGGCTCGAAGCGGAGGGTGGCGGTGGACACAGTTCCGGGGAGTTGAATCGTGGGTATGCTCGCCGCCATGCCCCAGCCCCCCTCCGCCGTATCGCGGGACGAACCCGTCATACGGGACCGCGGTGACGCCTGCCCCGGTGCGCTCCGGCTGCACGCGGCGGACGACGGGTACCTCGCGCGGGTGCGGATCCCCGGCGGCGCGCTGACCGCGGAGCAGGCCGCGCACCTCGCCTGCGCCGCCGACCGGTTCGGCGACGGGCACCTCGAACTCACCTCCCGCGGCAACGTGCAGCTGCGCGGCCTCGGCGACGGCTGCGGTGCCGGGCTCGCCGAGGTGCTGGACGCCGCCGGGCTGCTGCCGGCGCCCGCGCACGAACGCGTACGCAACATCGTCGCCACCCCCACCTCGCAGGACGTCCTGCCCTGGGTACGCGAGCTGGACCGGCTGCTGTGCGCGAACACCCGCGTCACCGCCCTGTCCGGCCGCTTCCTCTTCGCCCTCGACGACGGACGCGGCGACGTGGCCGCCCTGGAACCCGACATCACCGTTCTCGGACAGCCCGGCGACCGGGCCCTGGTACGCCTCGGGGCGGCCGAGGGCGCGGTGGCCGTCGCCGGCCGGGACGCCCCACGGGCCGCGCTGCTCGCCGCCGAGTACTTCCTCGACGCCGTGGACGCGGCCGGCACCCGCGCCTGGCGCGTGGCCGAACTGCCCGCCGGACACGCCCTGGACGACGGGCTGCTCGCGGCCCGGCTGGCCGACGCCGGCATCGGCGCGGTGCGCGTGCCCGCCGTGGACTGGCCGTACTGCGCCCCGCCCCCGCCCGGACCGTACGATCCGCTGTGCGTGCTGCCCCCGTTCGGCCGGCTGAGCACCGGACAGTGGAGGGCCCTCGTCCAAGTGGCCGAGCGCGGCGGCGGGTTGCGGATCACCCCGTGGCGCACGATCGTCCTCCCCGGCGCCGCGGACCCCGCCCCGCTGGAAGAGGCCGGCCTGGTCGTCTCCCCGGACAGTCCCTGGCGGTCCGTCACGGCCTGTACCGGGCGCCCCGGTTGCGCCAAGTCCCTCGCGGACGTACGCGCCGACGCCCGCGCCCTGGTGGAGCGGGCACCCGGGCCGCTGCCCGTGCACTGGTCGGGCTGCGAGCGCCGCTGCGGCCACCCGCGGGGCACGCAGTGGGTGGACGCGCTCGCCACCGCGGACGGCTACCGGCTCTCCGTGGACGGGCGCACCCTGCCGCACCGGCCAGACCTGGCGGCCGCCCTCACGGCCGCACGCGCGAACACCTCATCACCCCAGAGTCCGAAGACGCAGTGAAGAAATGAGCGAGTACACCGTGTTTGAGTACGAGAAGGACGGCGCCGCGATCTACCGCCAGTCCTTTGCCACGATCCGCGCCGAGGCGGACCTCTCCGGGCTGCCCGCCTCGGTCGCCCAGGTCGCGGTGCGCATGATTCACGCCTGCGGGATGACCGACCTCCCGCAGGACCTGGGGTACACCCCCGAGGTGGTGCTGCGCGCCCGCGCCGCGCTGGAGGCGGGCGCGCCGATCCTGTGCGACGTCCAGATGGTCGCCAGCGGCGTCACCCGCAAGCGGCTGCCCGCCGACAACGACGTGATCTGCACCCTCTCCGACCCGGCGGTCCCCGACCTCGCCGCGAAGATGGGCACCACCCGCAGCGCCGCCGCGCTCGAAGTGTGGCGCGACCGCGGCCTGTTGGAAGGCTCCGTGGTCGCCGTCGGCAACGCGCCGACCGCACTGTTCCGGCTCCTGGAGATGATCGAGGAGGGTGCCCCGCGCCCCGCCGCCGTCATCGGCGTGCCCGTCGGCTTCATCGGCGCCGCCGAGTCCAAGGACGCCCTCGCTGCCCACCCCTCCGGCCTCGACCACCTCGTCGTACGCGGCCGCCGCGGCGGCAGCGCCATCGCCGCGGCCGCCCTCAACGCCATCGCGAGCGTGGCCGAATGAGCGACGCGACACAGCCCAAGGGCCGCCTGTACGGCGTCGGACTCGGCCCCGGCGACCCGAACCTGATGACCCTGCGGGCCGTCGAGGTGATCGGCGAGGCGGACGTCGTCGCCTACCACAGCGCCCGCCACGGCCGGTCCATCGCCCGCTCGATCGCCGCGAAGCACCTGCGCGACACCCACATCGAGGAGCCGCTGGTCTACCCGGTCACCACCGAGACCACCGACCACCCCGGCGGCTACCAGGGCGCCATGGAGGAGTTCTACGAGGCGGCCGCCGCCCGGCTGGCCGCCCACCTGGACGCCGGCCGCACCGTCGCCGTCCTCGCCGAGGGCGACCCGCTCTTCTACAGCTCCTACATGCACATGCACAAGCGGCTCGCGGACCGCTACGACACCGAGGTCGTGCCCGGAGTCACCTCGGTCAGCGCCGCCGCCGCCCGCCTGGGCACCCCGCTCGTGGAGGGCGAGGAGGTCCTGACCATCCTCCCCGGCACGCTGCCCGAGGAGGAGCTGACCGCCCGCCTCGCCGCCACCGACTCCGCGGTCGTGATGAAGCTCGGCCGGACCTTCCCCGCCGTGCTCGGCGCGATGGAGAACAGCGGCCGTCTCGCCGAGGCCCGCTATGTCGAGCGCGCCACGATGGAGGGCGAGCGCACCGGCGTACTCGCCGACACCGACCCCGGCAGCGTGCCGTACTTCGCCGTCGCCGTCGTACCCAGCCGGATCGGCAACCCGGGCAGCGTGCCGGCCGGCCCCGGCGAGGTCGTCGTGGTCGGCACCGGCCCGGCCGGCCCGCTGTGGCTCACCCCGCAGACCCGGCGCGCCCTCGCGGACGCCGAGGTGCTGGTCGGCTACACCACCTACCTGGACCGGGTGCCCGTCAAGCCGGGCCAGGTCCGGCACGGCTCCGACAACAAGGTCGAGTCGGAGCGCGCCGAGTTCGCCCTCGACCTCGCCCGCCGCGGCAAGCGGGTGGCCGTGGTCTCCGGCGGCGACCCGGGCGTGTTCGCCATGGCCACGGCGGTCCTGGAAGTCGCCGGGCAGACGGAGTACAAGGACGTGCCCGTACGGGTCCTGCCGGGGGTGACCGCGGCCAACGCGGCCGCCGCCGCCGCCGGTGCCCCGCTCGGCCACGACTACGCGACGATCTCGCTGTCCGACCGGCTCAAGCCGTGGGAGGTCATCGCGGAGCGGCTGCGCGCGGCCGCCGCGGCGGACCTGGTGCTCGCCCTCTACAACCCCGGCTCCCGCAGCCGGACCTGGCAGGTCGCCCAGGCCCGCGAGCTGCTGCTGGAGCTGCGCTCCCCGCAGACCCCGGTGGTCGTCGCCCGCGACGTGGGCGGCCCGCAGCAGTCGGTGCGGATCGTCACCCTCGCCGAACTGGAGCCGTCCGAGGTCGACATGCGCACGATCCTGCTGATCGGCTCCTCGCAGACGCGGGTCTCCGAGCGTGCCGACGGCTCGCGGATCACGTGGACGCCGCGCCGCTACCCGTGACCGGCGCGGCCTGACGGCGTCGGGCCGCCGGAGGTGAGAACCCCGGGCCCGGCGCCGTCAGGCCCGCCGCAGCCAGTCCAGGGCCGCGGCCACCGAACCCGCCTGCGCCACGCCCTGCGGCACCGGGGGTCGGCGTACGACCAGGACCGGGACGCCCGCCTCGCGGGCGGCCGTGAGCTTGGGGGCGGTGGCCGAGCCGCCGCTGTCCTTCGTCACCAGGACGTCGATCCGGTGTCGGGCGAGCAGCGCCCGCTCGCCGTCGAGGGTGAACGGGCCCCGGTCCAGCAGGACTTCAAGGCGCGGGGGCACCGGCGCGGCCGGCGGGTCCACCGAACGCACCAGGAACCAGGTGTCGGTGAGGTCCGCGAAGGTGTGCAGGCCCATCCGGCCGGTGGTCAGGAACGCACGGCTGCCGAGGCCCGGCAGCAGGGCTGCCGCCTCGGCGAGCGACTGCGCGAAGGTCCACGCGTCGCCCGGTCCGGGCGTCCAGCCGGGACGGCGCAGCGCCAGCAGCGGTACGCCCGAAAGCGCCGCCGCCGCCGCGGCGTTGAAGCTCATGCGCTCCGCGAAGGGATGGGTGGCGTCGACCACGCGGGTGACCCCGTGCGCCCCGGTCCACGCCGCCAGTCCGGCCGGCCCACCGAAGCCGCCGATGCGGGTCTCGCCCGGGGGAAGCACGGGCGAGGCGACCCGCCCCGCCAGCGAGGTGGTCACCCGGTACGAGGGGTCGTGCGCCAGCGCCTCCGCCAGGCGGCGGGCCTCCGTGGTACCGCCCAGGATCAGGACGTGCTCACCGCCGCCCGCGACCGCGGAGGCCGGTTCAGCAGACATGCCGGTCGCGCTCGGGGGAGTACAGGTGGCTGTCGCGGAACTGCTCCGCGCCCAGGGTGCGGCCCACCACGATGACGGCGGTGCGGACCAGGCCCGCCTCCTTCACCTGGCCGGCGATGTCGGCCAGGGTGCCGCGCAGGATCAGCTCGTCGGGACGGCTGGCCATCGCCACGACCGCCACCGGGCACTGCGCCCCGTAGTGCGGCAACAGCTCCGCGACCACCCGGTCCACGTAGCGGGTGGCCAGGTGCAGGACGAGCAGCGCCCCGCTGCGGCCCAGCGTGGCCAGGTCCTCGCCGGGCGGCATCGGGGTCGCCTGCTGGGCGACCCGGGTGAGGATCACGGTCTGCCCGACGGTGGGCACCGTCAGCTCCCGCTTGAGGGCGGCGGCCGCGGCGGCGAAGGCCGGCACGCCCGGCACGACCTCGTAGGGGATGCCGGCCGCGTCCAGCCGCCGCATCTGCTCGGCGACCGCGCTGAAGATCGACGGATCACCCGAGTGCAGCCGCGCCACGTCCTGGCCCGCCTCGTGGGCCCGTGCGCACTCGGCGACGATCTCGTCCAGGTTCAGCTGCGAGGTGTCGACGAGGCGGGCGTCCACCGGGCACTCGGCGAGCAGTTCGCGCGGCACGAGGCTGCCCGCGTACAGGCAGACCGGGGCGGCGGCGAGGGTCCGGGCACCGCGCACCGTGATCAGGTCGGCGGCGCCGGGGCCCGCACCGATGAAGTACACGGTCATGTTCGATCCTTCTCCTTGGTGTGCGTGTCCGCGTCCGTGTCCCTGTCCGCCGGCTTCGTCACCGACCACTGGGTGACCGGCATGGCCTGCCGCCAGCCCGTGAAACCGCCGACCGGCACGGCGTGCGCGACGGCCAGCTTCACCAGGTCGCCGCCGTGGCGCCGGTAGCGGTCGGCGAGGACCGACTCCGACTCCAGGGTGACGGTGTTGACCACCAGCCGGCCGCCGGGGGCCAGCGCGGCCCAGGCCGCGTCCAGCAGGCCCGGCGCGGTCAGCCCGCCGCCGACGAACACCGCGTCGGGGGCGGGGAGTCCGGCCAACGCCTCCGGCGCCGCCCCCACGACCACGCGCAGGCCGGGCACGCCGAGCGCCACCGCGTTACGGGTGATCCGCGCGGCCCGCTCCGGGACGCGCTCCACGGCCACCGCCCGGCACGAGGGGTGCGTACGCATCCACTCGATGCCGATGGAGCCGGAGCCGCCGCCGATGTCCCACAGCAGCTCGCCGGGGGCCGGGGCGAGCGCGCACAGGGTCGCGGCGCGGACATGGCGCTTGGTGAGCTGGCCGTCGTGCTCGTAGGCGGCGTCCGGCAGGCCCGGGGTGGCGCCCAGGCGCGGCCCGGCGTGGGCCGGGTCCCGGCGGCAGTCGACGGCCACCACGTTCAGCGGGTCGCCCGGCGCGTGGTGCCAGGCGTCGGCCGTGCCCTCGTACGCGTCCTCGTGCTCGGAGCCGAGCTGTTCCAGGACCCGCATCCGGCTCGGCCCGAAGCCGCGCTCACACAGCAGAGCGGCGATCTCGCCCGGGGATGCGGCGCCCGCGCTGAGCACGAGGACCCGCCGCCCGTCGTGCAGTGCGGCGGCGAGCCGGGCGACCGGGCGGCCCACCACGGTGACCACCTCGGTGTCCTCCACCGGCCAGCCCAGGCGGGCGCAGGCGTAGGAGACGGACGAGGGGTGCGGGCGGACCAGCAGGGACCGCGGCCCGAGCTCCTCGGCGAGAGCGCGGCCGATCCCGTAGAACATCGGGTCGCCGCTGGCGAGGACCGCGATCCGGCGTCCGGCGTGCTCGGCCATCAGCTTCGGCACGGCCGGCCGCAGCGGGCTCGGCCACGCCACCCGCTGCCCGGGGCACTCGGCGGCGGGCAGCAGGTCCAGCTGGCGCGGCCCGCCGATCAGCACCTCGGCGCAGGAGAGCGAGGACCGCGCGGCGGCGGTGAGCCCGGCCCACCCGTCGGCGCCGAGGCCGACGACCGTCACGGGTATGGGGGGCGGTGCGGGGCTCACTGCGCTGTACCTCGGGGCGGGAAGGGGAAAGAGGACGGACCCGCAGCCTACTGGCCTGCGGCTGCGGCGCACCGCCCGCCCTCGGGAACCCGGCGGGGACCCTTCGGGCCCGCCCTCGGCGACGTCGATCCGGGGCGCGCACCGGCGCCGGGCGGGTCGGCGGACCGGCACCGGGCGGGGTCGGCCGACCGGTCGGCGGACCGGTCGGGACAGCCGCCGTGTCCGTCCGGCGCGGACGCCGGGTCAGGCGCGGGTGGCGCGCTCGTAGAGGGCGCGGACGCCGTCGCCGAAGTAGACGCTGTAGGAGGTCTTCTCGTCGCCGCCGCCGTCGCGGCCGCCGATCACACCGATGAGGGTGTGCCCGTCGGTGAGCACGGGTCCGCCGCTGGTGCCGTTGGGCACGTCCGCGCAGTCCAGCCGCACCTGTGTCGGTCCGGCCGGCTGTGCGGTGGTCCGGCAGTCCAGGGGCTGCTCGGAGGAGTTCGGATAGCCCACCAGCCGTGCGGGAGCGGGCAGATCGCGTCCGAAGGCGATGGTTCCGGCCCCCGTGACGTCCTCCAGCCGCTGACCCGGGTATCCGGGCCGGCGCAGCCTGAGGAACGCGACGTCGTGGTCGGGGTCCTGGTCCCCGGTCCAGCGCGGGTCCACGTCGATCCGGGTGGGCACCCAGACGCCGTACGGGGCGATCCCGTCCCGGTAGCCGGGCGCGAAGGCGAGGTTGGTGCGGAAGCCTCCGGCGTACACGCAGTGGGCGGCCGTGGCGACGAGGTCGCCGGCGGGGGAGTGGACCACGACGGCCGAGCAGTGGTGGTCGGGGTCGCCGTCGTTGCCGGGGGAGAAGAGCGCGCCGATCGCCGGTTCGGCGGCGGCGGGCGCCGCCACCAGCGGATCGGACGCGGCCCATCCGCCCGAGCGCCAGTTCACCGCGTCTGCGCCGGCGAAGGCCTTGCCGTCCTTCGGCGGGTCCGGGTCCTCGCGGACGATCCCGAGCACGGCGGACGCCGTCCGGTCGGCACGCTCGGGGTCCTGCTGGTAGACGCCCTGGGCGGGATCGCCGTCCGCGCGGGTGGCGGCGATGCCGCGCAACTCCCAGGCCACGTACCCGGCCCCGGCGAGGACCAGGGTGCCCAGGAGGCCGACGGCCGCGGAGCCCCGCACCGCGGCCCGTCCCCGCTGCCGTCCCCGCACGCTGCCGGACATGTGGCCCCTCCCGCCCCGTACGCGTCCCACTCTCGGTTCGATGGAAGGAGGACGGCGCCGGTTCCGCCGCCGGGACGTGTCCGTTCTCACAGCCGGAACAGCCCTCGGGGCGCCGCACCCCGAAACCGGATGCGCGAACCGTGCCCGGTTGAAAGGGTGACGCAATGGACGACCCCGAACCCCACACGGACCACGACGCGGCCCACGCACCGGCCCACGACACCGCGCCCGGCTGGACCACCACCCCCGTCGGCCCCGAACTCCTGCGCGGCGCACTGGAAGTGGAGCACACCGCCCGAGGCGTCCTGCCCCACCGGCTGCCCGCCCGGGCCCGCCTCCAGGCCCCCGCCGAGGTCGCGGAGGTCGAGGCCCAGCCCGCCGGCGTGCGGCTGGCCTTCCGCACCCGCGCCACCACCGTCGAACTGGACGTCCTCGCCACGACGACCGTCTACCGGGGCGCGCCGGCGCCCCCGGACGCCGTGTACGACCTCCTGGTCGACGGCCTCCCGGCCGGCCGGGCCACCGCCGGCGGCGGGAACGTCCGTACCGTCGACACCGCCACCTGGGCCGCGGTCCTCACCCCGGGCCCACCCGGCACCGTCCGGTTCGCCGGACTGCCCGAAGGGACCAAGGACGTCGAGATCTGGCTGCCGTACCGGGGCGTCCACGAACTCATCGCCCTGCGCACCGACGCGCCCGTGCAGCCGGCGCCCGACCGCGGCCGGCGCGTCTGGCTGCACCACGGCAGTTCGATCAGCCACGGCTCGAACGCCGACGGCCCGACCGGGACCTGGCCCGCGCTCGCGGCCGCCCGCGCCGGCGTGGAACTGGTCAACCTCGGCTTCAGCGGCAACGCCCTGCTCGACCCCTTCACCGCACGGACCATGCGCGACACCCCCGCCGACCTGATCAGCCTCAAGGTCGGCATCAACCTCGTCAACCACGACCTGATGCGCCTGCGCGCCTTCACCGCCGCGGTCCACGGCTTCCTCGACACCCTCCGCGACGGCCACCCCACCACACCCCTCCTGGTCGTCTCCCCCCTCCACTGCCCGATCCACGAGGACACCCCGGGCCCGGCCGCGGCCGACCTCAGCGACGGCCGGCTGCGCTTCCGCGCCCTCGGCGACCCGGCGGAGGCCGCCCAGGGGCGGCTGACCCTGCGCGTCGTCCGCGACGAACTCGCCCGCATCACCGCGGCACGCGCCACCGACGACCCCCACCTGCACCACCTCGACGGCCGCGCCCTCTACGGGCAGGCCGACTTCGACGAGTTCCCGCTGCCCGACGACCTGCACCCGGACGCCGCCGGCCACCGCCGCATCGCCGACCGCTTCGCCGGGCACGCCTTCGGCTCCGCCTGGGCGCGGTGACGCCGAACCGGGCGTTCCCCACACCCCGCCGAGCGCCCGGCGCTATCGTGCCCAGGGGCGACAGCACGAGGGGGCGGGGCGCGGTGCGATTTCTCTTTGTCCACGGCACGGGAGTACGGCGCGAGCGGCACGACCGGCTCTTCGCCCTGGTCCGCGAGCGGCTGACGGCCAGATTCCCCGAAGCCCGCGTCGAGTCCTGCTACTGGGGCGACCGGTTCGGCGCGACCCTGGGCGCCGACGGCCGGTCCGTGCCCGGCCTGCGGCCCGCGTCCGCACCCGGGCCGGTCGACCCCGCCGAAGCGGAGACGGCCGAGTGGACCCTGCTCCTCGCCGACCCGCTGTGCGAACTCCGGGTCCTCGCCGAGGCCGGCTGGGCGGACGGCGGGCAGGCCCCGGACGGACCACGGGGCGAGGACACCGACCCGTACGCCGACCCCTACGCCACCCCGTACGCCGACGCCCACGACGCCGACACGGCCGACCCCTTCGCGATGCCCGGCGTACACGCCGCCGGCGTCCGCGTGCTCACGCTGCTCGCCGGCTTACCC
This DNA window, taken from Streptomyces sp. TN58, encodes the following:
- a CDS encoding cobalt-precorrin-6A reductase, which gives rise to MSAEPASAVAGGGEHVLILGGTTEARRLAEALAHDPSYRVTTSLAGRVASPVLPPGETRIGGFGGPAGLAAWTGAHGVTRVVDATHPFAERMSFNAAAAAALSGVPLLALRRPGWTPGPGDAWTFAQSLAEAAALLPGLGSRAFLTTGRMGLHTFADLTDTWFLVRSVDPPAAPVPPRLEVLLDRGPFTLDGERALLARHRIDVLVTKDSGGSATAPKLTAAREAGVPVLVVRRPPVPQGVAQAGSVAAALDWLRRA
- the cobM gene encoding precorrin-4 C(11)-methyltransferase, with amino-acid sequence MTVYFIGAGPGAADLITVRGARTLAAAPVCLYAGSLVPRELLAECPVDARLVDTSQLNLDEIVAECARAHEAGQDVARLHSGDPSIFSAVAEQMRRLDAAGIPYEVVPGVPAFAAAAAALKRELTVPTVGQTVILTRVAQQATPMPPGEDLATLGRSGALLVLHLATRYVDRVVAELLPHYGAQCPVAVVAMASRPDELILRGTLADIAGQVKEAGLVRTAVIVVGRTLGAEQFRDSHLYSPERDRHVC
- the cbiE gene encoding precorrin-6y C5,15-methyltransferase (decarboxylating) subunit CbiE, with the protein product MSPAPPPIPVTVVGLGADGWAGLTAAARSSLSCAEVLIGGPRQLDLLPAAECPGQRVAWPSPLRPAVPKLMAEHAGRRIAVLASGDPMFYGIGRALAEELGPRSLLVRPHPSSVSYACARLGWPVEDTEVVTVVGRPVARLAAALHDGRRVLVLSAGAASPGEIAALLCERGFGPSRMRVLEQLGSEHEDAYEGTADAWHHAPGDPLNVVAVDCRRDPAHAGPRLGATPGLPDAAYEHDGQLTKRHVRAATLCALAPAPGELLWDIGGGSGSIGIEWMRTHPSCRAVAVERVPERAARITRNAVALGVPGLRVVVGAAPEALAGLPAPDAVFVGGGLTAPGLLDAAWAALAPGGRLVVNTVTLESESVLADRYRRHGGDLVKLAVAHAVPVGGFTGWRQAMPVTQWSVTKPADRDTDADTHTKEKDRT
- a CDS encoding trypsin-like serine peptidase is translated as MSGSVRGRQRGRAAVRGSAAVGLLGTLVLAGAGYVAWELRGIAATRADGDPAQGVYQQDPERADRTASAVLGIVREDPDPPKDGKAFAGADAVNWRSGGWAASDPLVAAPAAAEPAIGALFSPGNDGDPDHHCSAVVVHSPAGDLVATAAHCVYAGGFRTNLAFAPGYRDGIAPYGVWVPTRIDVDPRWTGDQDPDHDVAFLRLRRPGYPGQRLEDVTGAGTIAFGRDLPAPARLVGYPNSSEQPLDCRTTAQPAGPTQVRLDCADVPNGTSGGPVLTDGHTLIGVIGGRDGGGDEKTSYSVYFGDGVRALYERATRA
- a CDS encoding GDSL-type esterase/lipase family protein, whose translation is MDDPEPHTDHDAAHAPAHDTAPGWTTTPVGPELLRGALEVEHTARGVLPHRLPARARLQAPAEVAEVEAQPAGVRLAFRTRATTVELDVLATTTVYRGAPAPPDAVYDLLVDGLPAGRATAGGGNVRTVDTATWAAVLTPGPPGTVRFAGLPEGTKDVEIWLPYRGVHELIALRTDAPVQPAPDRGRRVWLHHGSSISHGSNADGPTGTWPALAAARAGVELVNLGFSGNALLDPFTARTMRDTPADLISLKVGINLVNHDLMRLRAFTAAVHGFLDTLRDGHPTTPLLVVSPLHCPIHEDTPGPAAADLSDGRLRFRALGDPAEAAQGRLTLRVVRDELARITAARATDDPHLHHLDGRALYGQADFDEFPLPDDLHPDAAGHRRIADRFAGHAFGSAWAR